One window from the genome of Rhodopseudomonas sp. P2A-2r encodes:
- a CDS encoding alpha/beta hydrolase family protein, giving the protein MQCAETARKEKFGVVTHIALVAATPFYGPRGWVQWPGNEDYSFQFMQILGAAQDGGSTISECFRAASSINPGDDESWYREWKKLADTSKERGDTAFHSGHTETALSNWLRAMNYFRAAQTFLGTNDRRRSAAIAHMQACSQLYLRAASVGETVEIPWAENEVLQGYFLPAPQRGGASPTVICFGGPDRFKEEYLHSLPRYAHRRGLSLLLVDLPGYRPGALSDDGAPGRFDIETAISGCMDHLIANDGVDPERIAVFGDGLGAAFATRGASLDHRFAAVVCDGGIWDLHERAFLTVNIASGGCGGTAGFDKLCGGSIAKNIRCPILVTIGEHDWLDAGHVTGCCQALRASGLDIDLKIFTAAETAAGPGHVDNPTIGNEFIFDWIADRLRGPAA; this is encoded by the coding sequence ATGCAATGCGCGGAAACAGCGCGAAAAGAAAAGTTCGGGGTCGTGACGCACATTGCACTGGTTGCAGCTACGCCTTTCTATGGTCCTCGCGGTTGGGTGCAATGGCCGGGCAACGAAGACTATTCTTTTCAGTTCATGCAGATTCTGGGCGCGGCCCAGGACGGCGGTAGCACTATTTCGGAGTGTTTTCGCGCTGCAAGCAGCATCAATCCCGGCGATGATGAAAGCTGGTATCGGGAGTGGAAGAAACTCGCTGATACTTCAAAGGAGCGCGGCGATACCGCATTCCATAGCGGGCATACCGAGACCGCACTGAGCAACTGGCTGCGAGCCATGAACTATTTTCGCGCAGCGCAGACCTTTCTCGGTACCAATGATCGTCGGCGCAGTGCCGCCATCGCGCACATGCAGGCTTGCTCGCAGCTCTACCTGCGCGCCGCGTCGGTGGGCGAGACCGTCGAGATTCCGTGGGCGGAGAATGAGGTTCTGCAGGGATACTTCCTGCCGGCGCCCCAGCGTGGAGGCGCATCGCCGACGGTGATCTGCTTCGGAGGCCCCGACAGGTTCAAGGAAGAATACCTGCACAGCCTGCCGCGCTACGCGCATCGGCGCGGGCTATCGTTGCTGCTCGTCGATTTGCCCGGCTATCGGCCCGGCGCCTTGAGCGACGACGGTGCGCCGGGTCGCTTCGATATCGAAACGGCAATCAGCGGCTGCATGGACCATCTCATCGCCAACGATGGGGTGGATCCCGAGCGAATCGCAGTGTTCGGCGACGGCTTGGGCGCGGCCTTTGCGACGCGGGGAGCCAGCCTTGATCATCGCTTCGCCGCGGTCGTCTGCGATGGCGGCATCTGGGATCTGCACGAGCGGGCGTTTCTGACGGTAAATATCGCCAGCGGCGGCTGTGGCGGCACGGCCGGATTCGACAAGCTCTGCGGCGGCAGCATTGCCAAGAACATTCGATGTCCGATTTTGGTGACGATCGGCGAGCATGACTGGCTGGACGCCGGCCACGTGACCGGCTGTTGCCAGGCCTTGCGGGCCAGCGGCCTCGACATCGATCTGAAGATCTTCACCGCTGCCGAGACCGCAGCCGGGCCCGGGCATGTGGACAATCCGACCATCGGAAATGAGTTCATCTTCGACTGGATCGCCGATCGGCTGCGCGGTCCCGCGGCATAG
- a CDS encoding ABC transporter ATP-binding protein, with product MLEINDLVCAYGQVTALRGVTLSVKAGQLVALIGANGAGKSTTLRAISGLVPPRSGSLRFEGDDITGASPQQVLTRGIAHCPEGRRVFPHMTVEENLDMGAYLRSDSSEISADRDRIYGEFQRLAERRKQAAGTLSGGEQQMLAIGRALMSRPRLVMFDEPSLGLAPNIVERTFAIIRAIRDAGTTVLLVEQNAFAALEMCDHAYLLEAGRVVLSGLGADLIENEHVRRAYLGG from the coding sequence ATGCTTGAGATCAACGATCTGGTCTGCGCCTACGGGCAGGTCACTGCGCTGCGCGGCGTCACGCTGAGTGTGAAGGCCGGGCAGTTGGTGGCGCTGATCGGCGCCAACGGCGCCGGCAAGAGCACCACGCTGCGCGCGATCTCGGGCCTCGTGCCGCCGCGCAGCGGCAGCTTGAGGTTCGAGGGCGACGATATCACCGGCGCCAGCCCGCAGCAGGTGCTGACGCGCGGCATCGCGCATTGTCCGGAAGGACGGCGGGTGTTTCCGCACATGACCGTCGAGGAGAATCTCGACATGGGCGCCTATCTGCGTTCCGATTCTTCGGAAATATCCGCGGATCGCGACCGGATCTATGGTGAGTTCCAGCGCCTGGCCGAACGCAGGAAGCAGGCGGCGGGGACGTTGTCCGGCGGCGAGCAGCAGATGCTGGCCATCGGCCGCGCGCTGATGTCGCGACCGCGGCTGGTGATGTTCGACGAGCCGTCGCTCGGGCTCGCGCCCAATATCGTCGAGCGCACCTTCGCCATCATCCGCGCCATCCGCGATGCCGGTACCACTGTACTTCTGGTCGAGCAGAATGCCTTCGCGGCGCTCGAGATGTGCGACCATGCCTATCTGCTGGAGGCCGGGCGTGTGGTGTTGTCCGGGCTGGGTGCCGATCTGATCGAGAACGAGCATGTGCGGCGGGCCTATCTTGGCGGTTGA
- a CDS encoding branched-chain amino acid ABC transporter permease produces MTQLLQHLLNTLVLGGTYALLGIGLTLIFGIMNVVNFTHGILYTFGAYMMFIVVHQFGLNFFLAISVAIAAGWLLGAAIELLLLRPLRGSDIDTTMLVMIGAWIAMQSGALWIWGGVAKSVSNPFPDAPLVLGPVSVSWLRLFVLAAAALLIAVSYLLINRTKLGKAMRATFQDSDTAALMGVNVSWIYTSTFAIGSGLAAAAGALLGPVYVIFPQMGDLAAVKAFAIVILGGLGNITGAVIGGFILALAEELGAGYVSSGYRDAMGFVIIIAVLIFKPTGLFARAERVG; encoded by the coding sequence TTGACCCAGTTGCTGCAACATCTCCTCAACACCCTCGTGCTCGGCGGCACCTATGCGCTGCTGGGCATCGGGCTGACGCTGATCTTCGGCATCATGAATGTGGTGAACTTCACCCACGGCATCCTCTACACGTTCGGCGCCTATATGATGTTCATCGTGGTGCATCAGTTCGGCCTGAATTTCTTTCTCGCCATTTCGGTGGCCATCGCCGCCGGCTGGCTGCTCGGCGCTGCCATCGAATTGCTGCTGCTGCGGCCGCTGCGCGGCTCCGACATCGACACCACCATGCTGGTGATGATCGGCGCCTGGATCGCCATGCAGTCCGGCGCGCTGTGGATCTGGGGCGGCGTGGCGAAGTCGGTGAGCAATCCGTTCCCCGATGCGCCGCTGGTGCTCGGTCCGGTCTCGGTGTCATGGCTGCGGCTGTTCGTGCTGGCCGCCGCGGCCTTGCTGATCGCCGTGTCCTATCTCCTGATCAACCGGACAAAACTCGGCAAGGCCATGCGCGCCACCTTCCAGGATTCGGACACCGCGGCGCTGATGGGCGTCAATGTCAGCTGGATCTACACCTCCACCTTTGCCATCGGCTCGGGTCTGGCTGCGGCTGCCGGCGCGCTGCTCGGCCCGGTCTATGTGATCTTCCCGCAGATGGGCGATCTTGCGGCGGTCAAGGCCTTCGCCATCGTCATCCTCGGCGGGCTCGGCAACATCACCGGCGCGGTGATCGGCGGCTTCATCCTGGCGCTGGCCGAAGAACTCGGCGCCGGCTACGTCTCGTCGGGCTATCGCGATGCCATGGGCTTCGTGATCATCATCGCCGTGTTGATCTTCAAACCCACCGGGCTGTTCGCCAGGGCGGAGCGTGTCGGATGA
- a CDS encoding branched-chain amino acid ABC transporter permease codes for MNRIVTLLCLLVFASVPLWLQDPYLLNALITTGIFIIAAMSLNLLLGFTGQLSLGHVAFFGIGAYVSALTALGFDVPIYGDFHIVHVPWPPVAGFALAIAISAFCGYLVGRLSFSVRGAYFVIVTISFAEVVRLVALNWVELTQGPLALTNIPSITIGLPGLGYLVLKTKLQNYYLVLAVAALSYFLIARLVHSHYGRAMRGLMENETLAVAVGIDVTKTLTLAAVISAGIAGAAGSLYAHYIRIIDPDVFAFITTVTMVIMVVSGGKGSLAGPVVGGVIFGLLPVFLRPIMPPEAQWITYGGVLIAILFVLPRGIVPTLAPLLGLSRPAADRPAKAIDVVEEGA; via the coding sequence ATGAACCGCATCGTGACGCTGCTCTGCCTGCTGGTCTTTGCGTCGGTGCCGCTGTGGCTGCAGGACCCGTATTTGCTCAATGCCCTGATCACCACCGGCATCTTCATCATCGCCGCCATGAGCCTCAACCTGCTGCTCGGCTTCACCGGCCAGCTCAGCCTCGGCCATGTCGCCTTCTTCGGCATCGGCGCCTACGTATCGGCGCTGACGGCGCTGGGTTTCGACGTGCCGATCTATGGCGACTTCCACATCGTCCATGTGCCGTGGCCGCCGGTGGCTGGATTCGCTCTCGCGATCGCCATCTCCGCCTTCTGCGGCTATCTGGTCGGCCGCCTCTCCTTCAGCGTGCGCGGCGCGTATTTCGTCATCGTCACCATTTCCTTTGCCGAGGTGGTGCGGCTGGTGGCGTTGAATTGGGTCGAGCTGACGCAAGGGCCGTTGGCGCTGACCAATATTCCCTCGATTACCATCGGTCTGCCCGGCCTCGGCTATCTCGTGCTCAAGACCAAGCTGCAGAACTACTATCTGGTGCTCGCCGTTGCGGCCTTGTCCTATTTCCTGATCGCCCGTCTGGTGCATTCGCATTACGGCCGCGCCATGCGCGGGTTGATGGAGAACGAGACATTGGCCGTCGCTGTCGGCATCGACGTGACGAAGACGCTGACGCTGGCGGCGGTGATCTCGGCCGGCATCGCCGGCGCCGCCGGCAGCCTTTATGCGCATTACATCCGCATCATTGATCCCGACGTCTTCGCCTTCATCACCACCGTCACCATGGTGATCATGGTGGTCTCGGGCGGCAAGGGCTCGCTGGCCGGGCCGGTGGTCGGCGGCGTGATCTTCGGCCTGTTGCCGGTGTTCCTGCGGCCGATCATGCCGCCGGAGGCGCAATGGATCACCTATGGCGGCGTGCTGATCGCGATTCTGTTCGTGCTGCCGCGCGGCATCGTGCCGACACTGGCGCCGCTGCTCGGCCTGTCGCGCCCCGCCGCGGACAGACCGGCCAAGGCCATCGATGTGGTGGAGGAAGGCGCATGA
- a CDS encoding ABC transporter substrate-binding protein, which produces MIRTFKAAPAIALALALFDGAAYAQTIKIGVNEPLTGAFAASGTYVVNGAKIAADEINAKGGILGKKIELVIEDNKSNPTEAAAVAEKLITRDKTPVLLGAWGSSLTLAVMPKLVEYETPMVVETSSAGKITTSGNPYIFRISPPSAVEGAAFSKIIDKLAIKKADFLVINNDWGRGTAEDFGKMMKEHGITIGLVETMDQSAQDMSAQLAKIKASDSETVIVTTAVDQLTLIFKQAAAIGLKKRIITTGGSQNPDQIIAQAGAAANGTMHLTTFLPWYPDKTPNPEATSYFIGEWKKRGFDFAGCTESFRGYDGIRTIAAAIEKAGKAEPAAIKAALWEINIKGLNGDIVFKKSGPAGQESGQSFPNVYLIEIADGKVGMKAL; this is translated from the coding sequence ATGATACGAACCTTCAAGGCCGCGCCGGCGATCGCGCTTGCGCTCGCTCTGTTCGACGGCGCGGCTTACGCGCAAACCATCAAGATCGGCGTCAACGAGCCGCTGACCGGCGCGTTCGCCGCGTCCGGCACCTATGTCGTCAACGGCGCCAAGATCGCCGCCGACGAGATCAACGCCAAGGGCGGCATTCTCGGCAAAAAGATCGAACTGGTCATCGAGGACAACAAGAGCAACCCGACCGAGGCCGCGGCCGTCGCCGAAAAGCTCATCACCCGCGATAAAACGCCGGTGTTGCTCGGTGCCTGGGGCTCCAGCCTGACCCTCGCGGTGATGCCGAAGCTGGTGGAATATGAGACGCCGATGGTGGTCGAGACCTCGTCGGCCGGCAAGATCACCACCTCGGGCAATCCCTACATCTTCCGCATCTCGCCGCCGTCGGCAGTCGAAGGCGCGGCGTTCAGCAAGATCATCGACAAGCTGGCGATCAAGAAGGCGGATTTCCTTGTCATCAACAATGACTGGGGCCGCGGCACCGCCGAAGACTTCGGCAAGATGATGAAAGAGCACGGCATCACGATTGGTTTGGTCGAGACCATGGACCAGTCGGCGCAGGACATGAGCGCGCAGCTGGCCAAGATCAAGGCCAGCGATTCCGAGACCGTCATCGTCACCACTGCGGTCGATCAGCTGACGCTGATCTTCAAGCAGGCCGCGGCCATCGGCCTGAAGAAGCGCATCATCACCACCGGCGGCTCGCAGAACCCCGACCAGATCATCGCCCAGGCAGGTGCCGCGGCCAACGGCACCATGCATCTGACCACGTTCCTGCCGTGGTATCCCGACAAGACGCCGAATCCGGAAGCCACCAGCTACTTTATCGGCGAGTGGAAGAAGCGCGGCTTCGACTTCGCCGGCTGCACCGAGAGCTTCCGCGGCTATGACGGCATCCGCACCATTGCGGCGGCGATCGAGAAGGCCGGCAAGGCGGAGCCCGCCGCGATCAAGGCGGCGCTGTGGGAGATCAACATCAAGGGCCTGAACGGCGACATCGTGTTCAAGAAGTCGGGCCCTGCCGGCCAGGAGAGCGGCCAGAGCTTTCCGAACGTCTATCTGATCGAAATTGCCGACGGCAAGGTCGGCATGAAGGCGCTGTAA
- a CDS encoding MarR family winged helix-turn-helix transcriptional regulator has product MANRASVIKVDEDFGTDEETLPAHLAGKNQELLRQFTWDIAAINVHLDGIRYFWAKELGISGPQWMILMAIGDLDRGKGVPVKDVSAMLHVDPSFVTTQSKMLEKNGFLRRIPSREDARVVLMSLSDKASKKIATLSSRRDALFAFVMAEFDPAALLEVASHMARLKVRLEKANLMLAVDS; this is encoded by the coding sequence ATGGCTAATCGAGCGAGCGTAATCAAGGTGGACGAAGACTTCGGCACCGACGAAGAAACACTACCGGCGCACCTGGCAGGCAAGAATCAGGAGCTCCTGCGGCAATTCACCTGGGACATTGCTGCAATCAACGTCCATCTCGACGGGATCCGCTACTTCTGGGCCAAGGAACTCGGCATCAGCGGCCCGCAATGGATGATCCTCATGGCCATCGGGGATCTCGACCGCGGCAAGGGGGTTCCAGTCAAGGATGTCTCGGCCATGCTGCATGTCGACCCGTCCTTCGTGACGACCCAGTCCAAGATGCTCGAGAAGAACGGCTTTCTGCGCCGGATCCCGTCCCGCGAGGACGCCAGAGTGGTGCTGATGTCGCTGTCCGACAAGGCCAGCAAGAAGATCGCAACGTTGTCGTCCCGTCGCGATGCGCTGTTCGCTTTCGTGATGGCAGAATTCGACCCCGCCGCGCTGCTGGAGGTCGCGTCTCATATGGCCCGGCTCAAGGTACGGCTGGAAAAAGCCAACCTGATGCTCGCGGTGGATAGCTGA
- a CDS encoding Rieske (2Fe-2S) protein, with amino-acid sequence MISDSEHWIAACTLERLAEKTIVCARIGGVDLIVVRDGARIFACERACPHEQADLAQGRVADGRLFCPRHLAWFSLPTGEISPGWSSRALRRYPVRIAEGQVWVSVDTALRVDPVVPGTSLCLRELTFGLRKPHV; translated from the coding sequence ATGATATCGGACAGTGAACACTGGATCGCCGCTTGCACCCTGGAACGCCTGGCGGAAAAGACGATCGTCTGCGCGCGGATCGGCGGCGTCGATCTGATTGTGGTGAGGGATGGCGCGCGGATCTTCGCTTGCGAGAGGGCCTGCCCGCATGAACAGGCCGATCTGGCCCAGGGCCGCGTTGCCGATGGCCGGCTGTTTTGTCCGCGTCACCTCGCTTGGTTCAGTCTGCCGACCGGCGAGATCTCGCCGGGCTGGTCGAGCCGCGCGCTGCGACGTTATCCGGTGCGGATCGCAGAGGGGCAGGTCTGGGTTTCCGTCGATACGGCACTGCGCGTCGACCCGGTTGTTCCCGGAACTAGCTTGTGTTTACGGGAACTAACCTTCGGGCTTCGGAAGCCACATGTGTGA
- a CDS encoding ABC transporter ATP-binding protein: MTMQSGSREIVLSVENVAMQFGGLVALSDLNFCVGEGEILSLIGPNGAGKTTAFNLMTGFLTPTRGQVKYRGTPLKGLKSHEIADLGLVRTFQRTSVFPRDTVFDNVLIGLHRQGKVSLLDAILGLPRARASERLLRERAAELVRWIGLEARANDLAGSLSYGEQRLAGVALALAAQPSMLLLDEPVSGMNASETHTFVQLIRNIRDCGVTILLVEHDMPMVMGVSDRIVVLNYGRIIAEGTPEVIRNDPAVIEAYLGQGASHAAKKVAVHA; the protein is encoded by the coding sequence ATGACCATGCAGTCCGGTTCGCGCGAGATCGTGCTCAGCGTCGAGAACGTTGCCATGCAGTTCGGCGGCCTGGTGGCGCTGTCGGATCTGAACTTCTGCGTCGGCGAAGGCGAGATCCTCAGCCTGATCGGCCCCAACGGCGCCGGCAAGACCACGGCCTTCAACCTGATGACCGGGTTTCTGACGCCGACCAGGGGCCAGGTGAAGTATCGCGGCACGCCGCTGAAGGGTTTGAAATCGCACGAGATCGCCGATCTCGGCCTGGTCCGCACGTTCCAGCGCACCAGCGTGTTTCCGCGCGATACGGTGTTCGACAACGTGCTGATCGGCCTGCACCGTCAGGGCAAGGTGTCGCTGCTGGATGCCATCCTCGGCCTGCCGCGTGCCCGCGCGTCCGAGCGGCTGCTGCGCGAGCGCGCCGCCGAACTGGTACGCTGGATCGGGCTCGAGGCCCGCGCCAACGATCTCGCCGGCTCGCTGTCCTATGGCGAGCAGCGGCTGGCCGGCGTGGCGCTGGCGCTGGCGGCGCAGCCGTCGATGCTGCTGCTCGACGAACCGGTCTCCGGCATGAACGCCTCGGAGACCCACACCTTTGTGCAACTGATCCGCAATATCCGCGACTGCGGCGTCACCATCCTGCTGGTGGAGCACGACATGCCGATGGTGATGGGCGTGTCGGATCGCATCGTGGTGCTGAACTACGGCCGCATCATCGCCGAGGGCACGCCCGAGGTGATCCGCAACGATCCCGCGGTGATCGAGGCCTATCTCGGGCAAGGCGCCAGTCACGCCGCGAAGAAGGTGGCTGTGCATGCTTGA
- a CDS encoding xanthine dehydrogenase family Fe-S subunit, translated as MTDIELTVNHRAVHALVEPRTSLADFLRDERNLTGTHLGCEHGVCGACTLLLDGVPARSCITFAVSCDGADVTTVEGLDDDEIATELRAAFTREHALQCGYCTPGMLVSARDLVKRLPDADEQAIRVGMSGNLCRCTGYVGIVRAVQSVISARRARGIAPEHDAGRRLLGPVGSGHAACVSVQPSVALVAPVEMISAVAPLVIPDFTPSTVLEQHFDVAHPPAKVFAIFEDIAGVAACLPGASLTGTPMPERIEGAIRVRIGPISANFNGAARVESDAAQLSGRILGIGVDQRSRSQTQGEIRYRLLPIAESAATRVELSIGYSLTGMLAQVGRSGLVRDLAARLIAEFAGNLDRRLSHGADAARVPAAELNGISLVFGLLRDRATRALRRVIGRGDTAS; from the coding sequence ATGACCGATATCGAACTCACCGTGAACCATCGCGCAGTGCATGCGCTGGTCGAGCCGCGCACCAGCCTCGCCGATTTCCTGCGCGACGAGCGTAACCTCACCGGCACCCATCTCGGCTGCGAGCACGGCGTCTGCGGCGCCTGCACGCTGCTGCTCGACGGCGTGCCGGCGCGTTCCTGCATCACCTTTGCGGTGTCCTGCGACGGCGCCGATGTCACCACCGTCGAAGGCCTTGACGACGACGAGATCGCCACCGAACTGCGCGCCGCCTTTACGCGCGAGCACGCGCTGCAGTGCGGTTACTGCACGCCGGGCATGCTGGTGTCGGCGCGCGATCTGGTGAAGCGGCTGCCGGATGCCGACGAGCAGGCGATCCGCGTGGGCATGTCAGGCAACCTGTGCCGCTGCACCGGCTATGTCGGCATCGTCCGTGCGGTGCAGTCGGTGATATCGGCGCGTCGCGCCCGCGGCATCGCGCCGGAGCATGATGCCGGGCGCAGACTGCTCGGGCCGGTCGGCTCGGGCCATGCTGCCTGTGTCAGTGTCCAACCATCGGTCGCCCTGGTTGCGCCGGTCGAAATGATCAGCGCTGTCGCGCCCCTCGTCATTCCCGACTTCACGCCGTCGACCGTTCTCGAACAGCACTTCGACGTCGCGCATCCGCCCGCAAAAGTGTTCGCGATATTCGAGGATATCGCGGGGGTGGCGGCCTGCCTCCCCGGCGCGTCGCTGACGGGAACGCCGATGCCGGAGCGCATCGAGGGCGCGATCCGCGTCAGGATCGGCCCGATCTCTGCGAACTTCAACGGCGCGGCGCGGGTCGAGAGCGATGCCGCGCAGCTGTCCGGCCGCATCCTCGGTATCGGCGTCGACCAGCGCAGCCGCTCGCAGACACAAGGCGAGATCCGCTACCGGCTGCTGCCCATTGCCGAGAGCGCGGCGACCCGCGTCGAACTGTCCATCGGCTACAGCCTGACCGGCATGCTGGCGCAGGTCGGCCGCTCCGGCCTGGTGCGCGATCTCGCGGCACGGCTGATCGCAGAATTTGCCGGCAATCTCGATCGTCGGCTGTCGCATGGCGCAGATGCAGCGAGGGTGCCTGCCGCCGAGCTCAACGGAATTTCGCTTGTCTTCGGGCTGCTGCGCGATCGCGCAACACGCGCGCTGCGCCGGGTTATCGGCCGCGGAGACACGGCATCATGA
- a CDS encoding FAD binding domain-containing protein, producing the protein MKPAPFAYERPRDLAAALAAIAGDGATKIIAGGQSLGPMLNLRLVAPDLIVDIGGLAELKHVERVGGDLVIGACVTHADIEDGRIPDVTRGAMQRVASAIAYRAVRNRGTVGGSLSHADPSADWISALTALGATMTLRSATGARRVAMKDFVLGALETALAPGEMIEAVRIPAMRVSARWGYVKACRKTGEFAHAIGAVLIDPDAGAARVVIGAVEAAPVVIDDATELFGGRIGGDFGSTFDPRVADRILSKAGIADAADRHIHVAVLQKAIAEAAA; encoded by the coding sequence ATGAAGCCGGCCCCCTTCGCCTACGAACGGCCACGCGACCTCGCCGCGGCGCTTGCCGCGATCGCCGGCGATGGCGCCACAAAGATCATCGCCGGCGGTCAGTCGCTCGGCCCGATGCTCAACCTGCGGTTGGTGGCACCGGATCTGATCGTCGATATCGGCGGGCTCGCTGAACTGAAGCATGTCGAGCGCGTCGGCGGCGATCTGGTGATCGGCGCCTGCGTCACCCATGCCGATATCGAGGACGGCCGCATCCCCGACGTCACCCGCGGCGCCATGCAGCGCGTCGCCTCGGCGATCGCCTATCGCGCGGTGCGCAACCGCGGCACCGTCGGCGGCTCGCTCAGCCATGCCGATCCCAGTGCGGACTGGATCTCGGCGCTGACGGCGCTCGGCGCGACGATGACGCTGCGCAGCGCGACCGGCGCGCGCCGCGTGGCGATGAAGGATTTCGTGCTGGGCGCGCTGGAGACGGCGCTTGCTCCCGGCGAGATGATCGAAGCCGTCCGCATTCCCGCAATGCGCGTTTCCGCGCGCTGGGGTTACGTCAAGGCCTGCCGCAAGACCGGCGAGTTTGCGCACGCCATCGGCGCGGTGCTGATCGATCCCGACGCCGGCGCGGCGCGCGTGGTGATCGGCGCCGTCGAGGCTGCGCCTGTCGTGATTGACGATGCAACGGAGCTGTTCGGCGGCCGCATTGGCGGCGATTTCGGCAGCACCTTCGATCCGCGCGTGGCGGACAGAATCCTGTCGAAGGCCGGCATCGCCGACGCTGCCGACCGCCATATCCATGTCGCCGTGCTGCAAAAAGCCATCGCGGAGGCCGCGGCATGA